A DNA window from Rhipicephalus sanguineus isolate Rsan-2018 chromosome 8, BIME_Rsan_1.4, whole genome shotgun sequence contains the following coding sequences:
- the LOC119402559 gene encoding solute carrier family 22 member 7, with translation MDLLFLTRLAGLDLRTSESFDCEECFGHGPFQKRMLFLILLGTFITHCQTLVVSLVTGDVNHWCKPPGGFNISTAEWKHTAIPMETDGTFSRCRVYERCKPLAEHDTLVDHEDVAAEALAAGSWYNRCFPEQVQDINSTRDVPCEAWDYDVRTAESSAVSTWNMVCDRRLMRVVLATMQSSGGVIALILVGAFADYIGRRTLLLGSSIAMLTCTIGTFLATGYAYYATARFLAGGSMAVNGVFTYILPFESMTHAHRPQQVLLLAIIGVALCEVWIVVINPILIDWRLKQFILLSPAALILPALCFARESSRWLVARGRLDAAEAVMMRAATINNFPLPATACLVQKLKEHAKNRAGCESDDRGDLLDAHSLRRRALAMFVVCFSISFVFYVDAVSVVQYKEFWIPAFTVVITLLAYVVMHYLMTGVTLVTVLSVCFVLVGCIQCVLSIAAAATLAKLTKTLLVLSKGVSNVLYIHCLTYVMELFPSALRGGLGCWSYACSRLSAMFAVLVLVLQPAGYEDVVFAMTALFPFASLLIIRDLPKTTVVEEAKIVARDPTDSNRMCMDHMKRTLKSKMRRRSQASSTESSRSSNRKKPKSTGSSSSRSSKGRPRSNTGQAPG, from the coding sequence ATGGACCTCTTGTTTCTCACTCGGCTTGCCGGTCTGGACCTACGAACGAGCGAGTCGTTCGACTGCGAGGAATGCTTTGGCCATGGACCTTTCCAGAAGCGGATGCTGTTCCTCATCCTCCTGGGGACATTCATCACTCACTGCCAAACCCTCGTGGTGTCCCTCGTCACCGGCGACGTCAACCACTGGTGCAAACCGCCCGGTGGCTTCAACATCTCTACAGCCGAATGGAAGCATACCGCCATACCGATGGAGACCGACGGAACATTCAGCCGCTGCCGAGTCTACGAACGCTGTAAGCCGCTCGCTGAACACGACACATTGGTAGaccacgaggacgtcgccgctGAAGCGCTCGCGGCGGGATCGTGGTACAACCGATGCTTCCCCGAGCAAGTCCAGGACATCAACAGCACGCGCGACGTGCCTTGCGAAGCGTGGGACTACGACGTTCGCACTGCAGAGAGCAGTGCAGTGAGCACTTGGAACATGGTGTGCGACCGACGGCTGATGCGGGTCGTCCTCGCGACTATGCAGAGCTCCGGCGGCGTCATTGCCCTCATCCTGGTCGGAGCCTTCGCCGACTACATCGGCAGAAGGACATTGCTCCTGGGCTCGTCCATCGCGATGCTTACCTGCACGATAGGCACTTTCCTGGCTACGGGATACGCGTATTACGCGACAGCTCGTTTCCTAGCCGGGGGTAGCATGGCCGTGAACGGTGTTTTCACCTATATCCTCCCGTTCGAGTCAATGACGCACGCTCACAGGCCGCAGCAGGTCCTCCTCCTGGCCATCATAGGCGTGGCCCTGTGTGAAGTGTGGATCGTCGTCATCAATCCGATCCTCATCGACTGGCGTCTGAAGCAGTTCATCTTGCTCTCTCCGGCAGCTCTCATACTTCCCGCGCTGTGCTTCGCGCGAGAGTCATCCCGCTGGCTTGTCGCGAGAGGAAGACTGGACGCCGCCGAGGCGGTTATGATGAGGGCGGCCACGATCAACAACTTTCCGCTTCCGGCAACGGCGTGTCTCGTGCAGAAGCTGAAGGAACACGCCAAGAACCGCGCAGGTTGTGAAAGCGACGACAGAGGAGACCTCCTCGACGCTCACTCCCTCCGGCGTCGAGCGCTGGCCATGTTCGTCGTATGCTTTTCAATATCATTTGTATTTTACGTCGACGCCGTGTCCGTGGTGCAATACAAAGAATTTTGGATACCGGCTTTCACGGTCGTCATAACGCTCCTGGCGTACGTAGTGATGCACTACCTCATGACCGGCGTCACACTCGTCACCGTACTTAGCGTTTGCTTCGTGCTGGTCGGCTGCATACAGTGTGTGCTGAGTATCGCGGCCGCCGCCACATTGGCCAAGCTCACCAAGACCTTGCTCGTGCTTTCTAAGGGTGTCTCGAACGTACTGTACATCCACTGTTTGACCTACGTCATGGAGCTCTTCCCATCGGCACTTCGAGGAGGCCTCGGCTGCTGGTCGTACGCTTGCAGTCGCTTGTCAGCAATGTTCGCAGTTCTGGTCCTCGTTCTGCAGCCTGCCGGATACGAAGACGTGGTCTTCGCAATGACGGCACTGTTCCCTTTCGCGTCTCTGCTCATAATCCGTGATCTGCCGAAAACAACGGTGGTTGAGGAAGCCAAAATCGTGGCCCGAGACCCTACGGACTCTAACAGAATGTGCATGGATCACATGAAGCGGACACTGAAGAGTAAAATGCGCAGAAGGTCCCAAGCCTCCAGCACGGAAAGCTCCCGGTCATCCAACAGGAAGAAACCAAAGAGCACTGGCAGCAGCAGCTCTCGCAGTTCTAAGGGGCGTCCTCGGTCTAACACCGGACAAGCGCCGGGATGA